In Aspergillus luchuensis IFO 4308 DNA, chromosome 1, nearly complete sequence, the following are encoded in one genomic region:
- a CDS encoding cyclic nucleotide-binding domain protein (COG:P,T;~EggNog:ENOG410QE71;~InterPro:IPR018488,IPR001810,IPR000595,IPR018490, IPR036047,IPR032675,IPR014710,IPR006553;~PFAM:PF00027,PF00646,PF16643,PF12937;~go_function: GO:0005515 - protein binding [Evidence IEA]), with amino-acid sequence MRRHGRASGGTKAVHPISDTASLLHSFDSITNPNRPVRPSPLTSSNIQALPLDLVDRLRSFPLFQSTPESFLVDVGQHLRPQLHAPNDYILTEGDEAKAIYWLVRGAVSVTSRDGESIYAELEPGAFFGEIGVLMDRPRTATIIARTRCLLVVLTKEDFRKILPRFPDVERAIRDEAQERLMILEKKKKETSVPSVDLVSPIRRGSKRLRDTYSGDLNLADQDGRSLKSVNKKRKSPSPGLADGSSSALANGLVNVRLLLKELPLFSGLPPDILHFLGLNAQPRSYPPFTDIIKQDSQGREIYFIVRGEVEVLSERTPNHHAQSLPNKIEHPSFEVKARLKQGQYFGEVVSLSLAPRRTATVRSISAVECLMISGEVLVEFWERCPPKVREQVERTAKERLQAASDGDVVMSEAGADEQPLSVDDNFKMRAGRRQSMPLLTLTETELDSTPTANGLDEPSVLRPSDPDPFLSVGLDKVRLRSRRSSVAPLTPEEVSGEQQRSSPSAEPRSTSSSFLTLPGAGEFSTPSETVREPRQDNHGYLPDQVLLVIFQHLELHDLLRLRAVSMHWSEILSKSTELLHHLDLSTYNRCVTDDVLVKIICPFVGSRPRYVDISNCFHITDEGFSKLVATCGSNVVTWKMKSVWDVTASSILDMASKANNLQEVDLSNCRKVGDTLLARIVGWVSPGQHKPHDESKSGKASMKPTRQTAAGTVYGCPELKKLTLSYCKHVTDRSMHHIASHAASRIEEMDLTRCTTITDQGFQFWGNARFTNLRRLCLADCTYLTDNAIVHLTNAAKQLRELDLSFCCALSDTATEVLALQCSQLTYLNMSFCGSAISDPSLRCIGLHLLNLKRLSVRGCVRVTGAGVEAVADGCNQLTSFDVSQCKNLLPWIEGDGPRKYGKKISFETVAQNGRVFR; translated from the exons ATGCGGCGCCATGGCAGAGCTAGTGGTGGAACAAAAGCTGTTCACCCCATCTCCGACACCGCGTCGCTACTACATTCGTTCGATTCCATCACCAATCCGAACCGCCCCGTACGGCCGTCGCccttgacctcctcgaaTATTCAAGCGCTCCCACTGGACCTCGTTGACCGCTTACGCTCCTTTCCCTTGTTCCAATCCACCCCCGAATCCTTCCTGGTCGATGTCGGCCAGCATCTGCGTCCACAACTCCATGCGCCCAATGACTACATTCTGACGGAGGGGGATGAGGCCAAGGCCATCTATTGGCTGGTTCGGGGCGCTGTCTCCGTGACCTCGCGCGATGGCGAGAGTATATATGCGGAGCTGGAACCGGGGGCCTTTTTTGGTGAAATCGGTGTACTAATGGATCGCCCGCGGACAGCTACCATCATCGCCCGCACTCGATGCCTACTAGTCGTTTTGACCAAGGAGGACTTCCGGAAAATTCTCCCTCGGTTCCCCGACGTAGAACGAGCAATTCGGGACGAGGCCCAGGAGCGACTGATgatcttggagaagaagaagaaggagacctCGGTACCGTCAGTTGATCTTGTGAGTCCGATTCGGAGAGGTTCAAAGAGATTGCGGGACACATATTCCGGTGACCTGAACCTCGCAGATCAGGACGGCAGAAGCTTGAAGTCCGTCAATAAAAAGCGAAAGTCCCCGAGTCCCGGATTGGCTGATGGATCATCCAGTGCGCTGGCGAACGGACTGGTCAATGTCCGTTTACTTCTCAAGGAGCTGCCCCTCTTCTCCGGTCTACCGCCAGATATCCTCCATTTCCTGGGCCTGAATGCGCAACCGCGCTCCTACCCGCCATTCACCGATATCATCAAGCAGGACTCCCAGGGCCGGGAGATCTATTTCATCGTCCGCGGAGAGGTCGAGGTGTTGTCGGAGAGAACACCAAACCATCATGCGCAATCCTTGCCCAATAAGATCGAGCACCCTAGCTTCGAAGTCAAAGCCCGGCTGAAACAGGGGCAATACTTTGGTGAAGTTGTGAGCCTCTCCTTGGCACCACGCCGGACCGCCACCGTGCGATCCATTAGTGCGGTGGAATGTTTGATGATCAGCGGTGAGGTACTCGTAGAATTTTGGGAAAGGTGTCCTCCAAAAGTTCGCGAACAGGTGGAAAGGACCGCCAAGGAGCGGCTTCAAGCAGCGTCCGATGGCGACGTTGTGATGTCAGAAGCGGGAGCTGACGAGCAACCTCTGAGTGTCGATGATAACTTCAAGATGCGGGCGGGCCGCAGACAATCCATGCCGCTTCTTACCCTAACAGAGACGGAGTTAGACAGCACTCCGACAGCCAATGGTCTAGATGAACCAAGTGTGCTGCGGCCTTCCGATCCGGATCCATTCCTCAGTGTTGGGCTCGACAAAGTCCGGCTGCGAAGCCGGCGCAGCTCCGTGGCGCCATTGACGCCGGAGGAGGTTTCCGGGGAGCAACAGAGGTCTTCACCCTCAGCGGAGCCTAGATCTACTAGCTCGTCCTTTCTCACGCTTCCCGGGGCCGGCGAGTTCTCAACACCCTCGGAGACGGTCCGTGAGCCACGTCAGGACAACCACGGCTATCTCCCGGATCAGGTCCTTTTGGTTATTTTCCAGCATCTTGAGCTTCATGATCTCCTTCGCCTCAGGGCGGTCTCTATGCACTGGTCAGAGATTCTCAGCAAGTCAACGGAGCTGCTCCATCACCTGGACCTGAGCACGTATAACCGGTGCGTCACGGATGACGTACTGGTCAAGATCATTTGCCCCTTTGTGGGTAGCCGACCGCGATATGTCGACATAAGTAATTGCTTCCACATCACAGACGAAGGGTTTAGCAAACTTGTTGCGACGTGTGGATCTAACGTGGTCActtggaagatgaagagcgTCTGGGATGTCACCGCATCGTCTATTCTTGACATGGCGAGCAAGGCGAACAACTTACAGGAGGTTGATCTGAGTAATTGTCGAAAAGTCGGGGATACGCTGCTCGCTCGGATTGTAGGCTGGGTCTCTCCTGGCCAGCACAAGCCACACGACGAGTCAAAATCAGGGAAGGCGTCTATGAAGCCGACCAGACAGACGGCCGCCGGGACCGTGTACGGCTGCCCCGAACTCAAGAAATTAACATTATCCTACTGCAAGCATGTTACGGACCGGTCCATGCACCACATCGCATCGCATGCTGCTTCCAGGATCGAGGAGATGGACCTTACCCGTTGCACTACCATTACCGACCAGGGCTTCCAGTTCTGGGGAAATGCTCGATTCACCAATCTCCGCAGACTCTGCTTGGCTGATTGCACGTATTTGACTGACAACGCTATCGTGCATCTTACAAACGCAGCAAAGCAGCTGCGGGAGCTAGACTTG TCATTCTGTTGTGCTCTGTCCGATACGGCTACAGAAGTACTCGCTCTGCAATGTTCGCAACTGACCTACCTCAACATGTCTTTCTGTGGCTCTGCTATATCAGACCCATCTCTGCGCTGCATTGGCCTACATCTATTAAATCTCAAGCGTCTTTCCGTGCGGGGCTGTGTCCGGGTCACCGGTGCCGGTGTTGAGGCAGTGGCAGACGGCTGCAACCAACTGACATCCTTTGATGTCAGTCAGTGCAAGAACCTCCTCCCGTGGATCGAAGGCGACGGACCGCGCAAATACGGGAAGAAGATATCGTTCGAGACCGTCGCGCAAAACGGAAGGGTCTTTCGCTGA